Proteins found in one Methylobacter sp. S3L5C genomic segment:
- the kdsA gene encoding 3-deoxy-8-phosphooctulonate synthase — translation MKLCGFEVGLDQPFFLIAGPCVIESEQLALDTAGYLKELTTALNIPFIYKSSFDKANRSSHESFRGLGIEKGLEILQKVKQQIGVPVLTDVHEDTPLAEVASVVDVMQTPAFLCRQTNFIQQVASQGIPVNIKKGQFLAPWDMVNVANKAKATGNEHIMVCERGVSFGYNNLVSDMRSLAVMRDTRCPVVFDATHSVQLPGGQGTSSGGQREFVPVLARAAIAVGVAGLFMETHPNPAEAKSDGPNAWPLYRMQELLEVLLTIDQAVKAKSLIETTL, via the coding sequence ATGAAATTATGTGGTTTTGAAGTTGGTTTGGATCAACCATTTTTTCTGATTGCCGGTCCTTGTGTGATTGAAAGTGAGCAATTGGCGCTGGATACCGCAGGTTATCTTAAAGAATTAACAACGGCACTAAATATTCCGTTTATTTACAAATCATCATTTGATAAAGCCAATCGCTCATCACACGAAAGTTTCAGAGGTTTGGGTATCGAGAAGGGTTTGGAAATCTTGCAGAAAGTTAAGCAACAAATCGGAGTTCCTGTTCTAACCGATGTTCATGAGGATACGCCGCTGGCTGAAGTGGCAAGCGTGGTTGATGTCATGCAAACACCGGCTTTCTTGTGTCGACAAACCAATTTTATTCAGCAAGTGGCTTCGCAAGGTATTCCTGTTAATATCAAAAAAGGCCAGTTTCTTGCGCCATGGGATATGGTCAATGTGGCCAATAAAGCTAAAGCGACCGGAAACGAACATATTATGGTTTGTGAGCGTGGTGTGTCTTTTGGTTATAACAATCTGGTTTCCGATATGCGCTCTTTAGCGGTAATGAGAGACACCCGGTGCCCGGTAGTTTTTGATGCCACTCATTCTGTACAATTGCCTGGAGGACAGGGCACCAGTTCAGGTGGGCAGCGTGAATTTGTACCTGTGTTGGCCAGAGCTGCTATTGCTGTAGGCGTTGCCGGATTATTTATGGAAACCCATCCTAATCCTGCTGAAGCTAAAAGCGATGGTCCAAATGCCTGGCCGCTGTACAGAATGCAAGAATTATTAGAAGTTTTATTAACTATCGATCAGGCTGTAAAAGCTAAAAGTCTGATAGAAACAACACTATAG
- a CDS encoding CTP synthase has protein sequence MTKYIFITGGVVSSLGKGIAASSLAAILEARGLKVTMTKLDPYINLDPGTMSPFQHGEVFVTEDGAETDLDLGHYERFLKTTMAKKNNFTAGQVYDSVLRRERKGEYLGATVQVIPHITDEIKRRVYLSAEGMDVALIEVGGTVGDIESLPFMEAIRQMRFELGADRSLFIHLTLVPYIRSAGEIKTKPTQHSVKELRAIGIQPDILICRSELPVPLAERRKIALFTNVEEKAVISAIDADTIYRIPLLLHEQGLDDIVVSKLRIDAPPADLTQWKTVVEALTHPANEVTIAIVGKYVDHSDAYKSLNEALIHAGISTRTKVNIRYVDSEIVEDEGVARLKDVDAILVPGGFGERGVEGKIATVRYARENKIPYLGICLGMQVAVIDIARNVAGLEGAHSTEFLPKSPHPVIGLITEWADATGQIETRDQNSDLGGSMRLGGQKCRLQTDSLAFQLYQKDVITERHRHRYEFNNSYIERLEKAGVRFSGKSIDGRLVEVIELPDHPWFLACQFHPEFTSTPRKGHPLFSGFVIAAALYKKVKAQ, from the coding sequence ATGACAAAATACATTTTCATTACCGGCGGTGTTGTCTCATCGCTAGGCAAGGGCATTGCTGCATCGTCGCTTGCTGCCATTCTTGAGGCTCGCGGTCTCAAGGTTACTATGACCAAGCTGGATCCTTATATCAATCTTGATCCGGGCACTATGAGTCCCTTTCAACATGGTGAAGTATTTGTTACTGAAGATGGTGCAGAAACTGATCTGGATTTAGGCCATTATGAACGGTTTCTTAAAACCACCATGGCCAAAAAGAACAATTTCACTGCTGGTCAGGTTTATGACAGTGTTTTACGTAGAGAGCGTAAAGGTGAATATTTAGGCGCTACCGTTCAGGTTATTCCGCACATTACCGATGAAATAAAGCGCCGGGTTTATCTAAGTGCCGAAGGCATGGACGTTGCCTTAATCGAAGTCGGTGGCACTGTCGGTGATATTGAATCATTGCCATTTATGGAAGCCATCCGGCAAATGCGTTTTGAACTGGGTGCAGACAGATCACTGTTTATTCACTTAACGCTGGTGCCTTATATTCGTTCTGCAGGCGAAATTAAAACCAAGCCTACGCAACATTCAGTTAAAGAACTTCGAGCTATAGGTATCCAGCCTGATATTCTGATTTGTCGTTCAGAGCTACCTGTTCCTCTAGCCGAGCGTCGCAAAATTGCCTTATTTACCAATGTGGAAGAAAAAGCGGTTATTTCTGCAATTGATGCAGATACGATTTATCGAATTCCGTTGTTATTACACGAGCAAGGTTTGGATGATATTGTTGTTAGCAAGTTGCGAATAGATGCACCACCTGCAGATTTAACACAATGGAAAACAGTCGTTGAGGCGCTGACCCATCCTGCCAATGAAGTAACTATTGCCATTGTAGGTAAGTATGTCGATCATTCTGATGCTTACAAATCACTAAATGAAGCGTTAATTCATGCCGGAATTAGCACGCGCACCAAAGTTAATATTAGGTATGTTGATTCAGAAATAGTTGAGGATGAAGGTGTTGCCCGGCTGAAAGATGTTGATGCTATTCTGGTACCTGGCGGATTTGGTGAGCGTGGCGTGGAAGGTAAAATTGCCACTGTGCGTTATGCCCGTGAAAATAAAATTCCTTATCTGGGTATTTGTTTAGGCATGCAGGTAGCGGTCATTGATATTGCCCGTAATGTGGCAGGTTTGGAAGGTGCGCATAGTACAGAATTTTTGCCTAAATCACCGCATCCGGTGATTGGTCTGATTACCGAATGGGCTGATGCAACCGGCCAAATCGAAACGCGTGACCAAAATTCTGATTTGGGTGGTTCCATGCGTTTGGGTGGTCAGAAATGCCGATTACAAACTGATTCATTGGCTTTTCAGCTTTATCAGAAAGATGTTATTACTGAAAGACATCGCCATCGTTATGAGTTTAATAATTCATATATTGAAAGGCTGGAAAAAGCCGGCGTGCGCTTTTCCGGTAAGTCCATTGATGGGCGACTGGTTGAGGTTATCGAATTACCTGATCATCCCTGGTTTTTAGCCTGCCAGTTCCATCCGGAATTTACGTCAACACCCAGGAAAGGTCATCCCTTGTTTTCCGGTTTTGTCATAGCAGCCGCTCTATATAAAAAGGTAAAAGCTCAATGA
- the tilS gene encoding tRNA lysidine(34) synthetase TilS: protein MTELLSAHSITSALNQSNSPAHIYMGYSGGVDSHVLLHLCTSITAIRDRVTAVYVHHGLQSEAESWAIHCKKTAESLGVDFMVLRVNALPSQGESPEEAARNARYTALKSLIDVNDVLMVAQHRDDQLETVLLQLFRGSGLRGLSAMPESTVFGKGLMLRPLLNVAKSAIDDYAQTHALSWVNDPSNLSNDYDRNYLRNAVLPLLKQRWPSCDKTVARSAKHCADAQVVVSEYAETIFRGVFNEADKTLCIGRLRSYKPTQQALIIRQWFQFLQLKMPAQAFIERLQSDVISATEDREPELSEQGYCVRRYRGKLYCLKVVTPEIVRENIWSAGQASLSVSKNQTLFWQLSSVGINQGQWQKATIIVRARSGGEKISLPGRQGRHTLKKLFQEAGIPPWERDAIPLVYLDDKLAAVGDLWICSDFYSEQAQDCIRLSLQKTVESSV, encoded by the coding sequence ATGACAGAGTTGCTTTCAGCACATTCTATAACATCAGCGCTAAATCAAAGTAACAGCCCTGCACACATTTATATGGGTTATAGCGGTGGTGTAGATTCTCATGTTTTATTGCATTTGTGTACTTCAATAACTGCTATTAGAGACAGAGTCACTGCTGTTTATGTACATCATGGCTTGCAGTCTGAAGCAGAATCCTGGGCGATACATTGTAAAAAAACGGCAGAAAGTCTGGGCGTTGATTTTATGGTATTGCGCGTTAATGCTCTTCCAAGCCAGGGGGAAAGTCCTGAAGAGGCTGCCAGAAATGCTCGTTACACAGCTTTAAAGTCATTAATTGATGTCAATGATGTACTGATGGTTGCACAACACCGGGATGATCAGTTGGAAACGGTCTTGTTGCAATTGTTTCGTGGCAGTGGTTTGCGTGGATTATCGGCAATGCCCGAGAGCACTGTTTTTGGTAAAGGTCTTATGCTTAGACCTTTGCTCAATGTTGCAAAGTCGGCTATTGATGATTATGCGCAAACACATGCATTAAGCTGGGTTAATGATCCCAGTAATCTCAGTAACGATTACGATCGCAATTATTTGCGTAATGCCGTGTTGCCTTTATTAAAACAGCGTTGGCCTTCTTGCGATAAAACAGTTGCGCGTTCGGCCAAGCATTGCGCTGATGCACAGGTTGTGGTTTCTGAATATGCTGAAACGATATTTCGTGGAGTTTTTAATGAGGCCGACAAGACACTTTGCATCGGTCGGTTAAGGTCTTACAAGCCTACCCAACAAGCCCTTATCATCAGGCAATGGTTTCAATTTCTGCAATTAAAAATGCCGGCGCAAGCGTTTATTGAGCGTTTACAATCTGATGTTATTTCGGCAACAGAAGATCGTGAGCCTGAGTTATCTGAACAAGGTTATTGCGTGCGTCGTTATCGGGGCAAGTTGTACTGCCTTAAAGTAGTCACCCCGGAAATAGTCCGTGAAAATATTTGGTCAGCAGGACAAGCCTCACTCAGCGTATCTAAAAATCAAACTTTGTTTTGGCAGTTATCTTCAGTAGGTATAAATCAAGGGCAGTGGCAGAAAGCAACTATTATAGTCAGGGCTCGCAGTGGTGGGGAAAAAATTTCTTTGCCGGGGCGTCAAGGCCGTCATACCTTGAAAAAACTGTTTCAGGAAGCAGGCATTCCACCGTGGGAAAGGGACGCAATACCTCTGGTTTATCTTGATGATAAGCTGGCCGCTGTCGGTGATTTGTGGATATGCAGTGATTTTTATAGTGAACAAGCGCAGGACTGTATTAGATTGTCCTTGCAAAAAACAGTTGAGAGTAGTGTGTAA